In Edaphobacter lichenicola, a single genomic region encodes these proteins:
- a CDS encoding efflux RND transporter periplasmic adaptor subunit: MNPENPDAQKTSEVNRGRDVAGEQPAKHDAQQARPEPPKVSRGSLLSVVVIVLVAAVIVAVFGIVSRKHASAELAKYTENTSAPPVTLEQPVMQQNAREVVLPGNIQAFTLAPIYARTTGYVKAWYHDIGTPVRKGELLAVIETPELDQQLASAKADLATAKSNASIAKITADRYNDLIGRNAVSQQDTDNAVQALEARNTEIASAQANVQRLEELVSFERIVAPFDGIVTARNLDIGQLITATGSTSTSGGAISGNKEIFDISAIRTLRVFINVPQIYSPDAKNGMIAKLVLPQYPGRTFQGKLVRSSDSVDPATRTLLAEVDVDNRSGELLPGSYTEVHLSVSSAVPVLIVPVSALILEPDGLRIATVDANHRVHMARVTPGRDYGTTVEILAGLKPGESIIGNPPDSLTDGEEVRVINNGNNQSQAPEGKR, translated from the coding sequence ATGAACCCCGAGAACCCCGACGCGCAGAAGACATCAGAAGTAAATCGAGGTCGAGACGTAGCTGGAGAGCAGCCAGCCAAGCATGACGCTCAGCAGGCAAGGCCTGAGCCGCCGAAGGTTTCGCGCGGATCCTTGCTGTCTGTTGTCGTGATCGTGCTGGTAGCGGCTGTGATTGTTGCGGTCTTTGGCATCGTCTCGCGCAAACATGCAAGCGCGGAACTGGCGAAGTACACGGAGAATACCTCTGCTCCTCCCGTGACGCTGGAGCAACCGGTCATGCAGCAGAATGCCCGGGAGGTCGTGCTTCCAGGCAACATTCAGGCCTTCACCCTGGCGCCGATCTATGCGCGAACGACCGGCTACGTCAAGGCCTGGTATCACGACATTGGAACACCTGTACGCAAGGGCGAGCTGCTTGCCGTAATCGAAACGCCTGAGCTCGATCAACAACTCGCCTCCGCGAAGGCGGACCTTGCAACAGCAAAGAGCAACGCCAGTATCGCGAAGATAACGGCGGATCGTTACAACGATCTGATAGGCCGCAATGCCGTCTCGCAACAGGACACCGACAACGCCGTACAGGCATTGGAGGCGAGGAATACAGAGATTGCTTCGGCTCAAGCGAATGTACAGCGGTTGGAGGAGCTGGTCTCATTCGAACGCATCGTAGCGCCTTTTGATGGTATTGTTACCGCGCGCAACCTCGACATCGGACAGCTCATCACGGCTACGGGAAGCACCTCGACCTCCGGCGGAGCAATCTCGGGAAACAAGGAGATCTTCGATATCTCTGCCATCCGCACTCTCCGCGTCTTTATTAATGTGCCGCAGATCTATTCGCCGGATGCCAAAAACGGAATGATTGCGAAGCTGGTCTTGCCGCAGTACCCAGGTCGCACCTTTCAAGGCAAGCTTGTTCGCTCGTCGGACTCCGTCGATCCTGCAACGCGAACCCTGCTCGCAGAAGTGGATGTAGACAACCGCTCCGGCGAGCTGCTTCCGGGCAGCTACACCGAAGTTCACCTTAGTGTGTCGAGCGCTGTACCTGTTCTGATCGTGCCGGTGAGTGCTCTGATCCTGGAGCCGGACGGCTTGCGGATTGCAACGGTGGATGCCAATCATCGCGTTCACATGGCGCGTGTAACGCCCGGGCGTGACTATGGTACAACTGTCGAAATCTTAGCCGGCCTCAAGCCAGGAGAATCCATCATCGGCAACCCGCCCGATTCACTCACTGACGGAGAGGAAGTCCGCGTCATCAATAACGGCAACAATCAGAGCCAGGCGCCGGAGGGGAAGCGATGA